A stretch of the Amycolatopsis sp. BJA-103 genome encodes the following:
- a CDS encoding NAD(P)H-dependent amine dehydrogenase family protein, with protein sequence MIPTVVWGTGNIGRASIRAVDAHPALELAGVLVHDPAKVGCDAAALAGVDGEFGVAATDDVEAVLAAGPRAVVYAASGDIRPADALADIVRAIRAGAVVVTPALYPLYDQRNAPEELREPVLTAIAEGGGSLFVSGVDPGWGNDILPLLISGLGTTVEAVRCQEIFDYSTYDQPDSVRYLVGMGQPMDYQPPMLAPSVPTMVWGGQVRLIARGLGVDLDEIRETLDRRPLEETVTTRAMGEFEAGTQGAVRFEVQGIVDGEPRIVIEHVTRIHASCAPDWPKPPSGDGAHRVIIEGRPRIEVSVEATDEGENRSAGGNATAVGRLVGAIDWLVDAKPGLYDALDVPLRPAIGKLGRSAR encoded by the coding sequence ATGATTCCAACGGTCGTCTGGGGTACAGGCAACATCGGCCGTGCCTCCATCCGCGCCGTGGACGCGCATCCGGCGCTGGAACTCGCCGGTGTGCTCGTGCACGACCCCGCGAAGGTCGGCTGCGACGCGGCCGCGCTCGCCGGTGTCGACGGCGAATTCGGTGTGGCGGCTACCGATGACGTCGAAGCCGTGCTGGCGGCGGGCCCGCGGGCGGTGGTGTACGCGGCGTCCGGCGACATCCGGCCCGCCGACGCGCTGGCCGACATCGTCCGTGCGATCCGGGCGGGGGCGGTGGTCGTGACACCCGCGCTCTACCCGCTGTACGACCAGCGCAACGCGCCGGAGGAACTGCGGGAACCGGTGCTCACGGCGATCGCCGAGGGCGGCGGCTCACTGTTCGTCTCGGGCGTCGATCCGGGCTGGGGCAACGACATCCTGCCGTTGCTGATCAGCGGGCTCGGCACCACCGTGGAGGCGGTCCGCTGTCAGGAGATCTTCGACTACTCCACCTACGACCAGCCGGATTCCGTCCGCTACCTGGTCGGCATGGGGCAGCCGATGGACTACCAGCCGCCGATGCTGGCCCCGTCGGTTCCCACCATGGTGTGGGGCGGGCAGGTGCGGCTGATCGCCCGCGGCCTCGGTGTCGACCTGGACGAGATCCGCGAGACGCTCGACCGCCGTCCGCTCGAGGAAACCGTGACCACGCGGGCGATGGGCGAGTTCGAGGCGGGTACGCAGGGCGCCGTCCGGTTTGAAGTGCAGGGGATCGTGGACGGCGAGCCCCGCATCGTCATCGAGCACGTCACCCGCATCCACGCGTCGTGCGCGCCGGACTGGCCGAAGCCGCCCAGCGGCGACGGGGCGCACCGGGTGATCATCGAAGGCCGTCCCAGGATCGAGGTCTCGGTGGAGGCCACGGACGAGGGTGAGAACCGGTCCGCCGGCGGCAACGCGACCGCGGTCGGCAGGCTGGTCGGCGCCATCGACTGGCTCGTGGACGCCAAA